One Thermicanus aegyptius DSM 12793 DNA segment encodes these proteins:
- the hemE gene encoding uroporphyrinogen decarboxylase, with protein MLKNDRFLRACRKEEVDQIPVWYMRQAGRFDPEYRKIKEKYTLLEISRNPELAAQITMMPVHKLGVDAAILYSDIMNPVESLGIEFHIVKEIGPVIPHPIRTLEDVKRMRPFDAEGDLPHILDTIHILHKELTVPLIGFAGAPFTIASYLIEGKPSRNYIRTKELMYGAKEVWEALMERLTEMVSSYLRAQILAGADAVQLFDSWVGALSPKDYTRYVLPYIRRIFISLEDLPQPKIYFPGVSSGEILPTLREIKADVIGLDWRVSIREGRRRTGGGFSIQGNLDPMLLTAPFPVIQEYAKEILDEGMEAPGYIFNLGHGLFPEADLDKVKALTEWVHHYSGERLKEGGAVRG; from the coding sequence ATGCTAAAAAACGACCGTTTTCTCCGGGCTTGCCGGAAGGAAGAGGTAGACCAGATTCCGGTCTGGTACATGAGGCAGGCGGGCCGTTTTGACCCGGAATACAGGAAGATTAAGGAGAAGTATACGCTTCTTGAAATCTCCAGAAATCCGGAATTGGCCGCGCAGATTACGATGATGCCGGTGCATAAATTAGGGGTGGATGCGGCCATTCTCTACTCTGATATCATGAATCCGGTAGAATCGTTGGGGATAGAGTTTCACATCGTGAAGGAAATCGGACCGGTGATTCCCCATCCGATTCGCACCCTGGAGGATGTGAAGAGGATGCGGCCCTTTGATGCAGAAGGTGATCTTCCCCATATCCTTGATACCATCCATATTTTGCATAAGGAACTCACCGTTCCGTTGATCGGTTTTGCCGGTGCCCCTTTTACGATTGCCAGCTACCTGATTGAAGGGAAACCATCAAGAAACTACATACGAACAAAAGAATTGATGTACGGGGCGAAAGAGGTTTGGGAAGCGCTGATGGAACGTCTAACGGAGATGGTTTCCTCCTATCTCAGGGCGCAAATCCTGGCAGGGGCCGACGCGGTCCAGCTTTTTGACAGTTGGGTGGGAGCCCTTTCACCGAAAGATTACACCCGCTATGTTCTGCCATACATCCGGCGGATTTTCATTTCTCTTGAAGATCTTCCCCAGCCGAAGATCTATTTTCCGGGAGTAAGTTCCGGAGAGATTCTCCCCACCCTGCGCGAGATCAAGGCGGATGTGATCGGGTTAGACTGGCGGGTCTCCATTCGGGAGGGAAGGAGAAGAACGGGAGGAGGTTTTTCCATTCAGGGGAATCTCGACCCGATGCTCTTAACCGCCCCTTTCCCGGTTATTCAGGAATATGCGAAGGAGATCCTGGATGAAGGGATGGAAGCGCCGGGGTATATTTTTAACTTAGGGCACGGCCTATTTCCTGAAGCAGACTTGGATAAGGTGAAGGCACTGACGGAGTGGGTGCATCATTATTCCGGAGAGAGACTGAAGGAGGGGGGAGCCGTTCGTGGATAG